A genomic stretch from Methylorubrum extorquens includes:
- a CDS encoding Lipopolysaccharide biosynthesis protein, with translation MTTYTATRGAIPLSSYDRPTASAGQSPSIAPAQLLAMLKRRRRLIALSMVLGTLGGVVVVARTEPNYVATAQVIIDPRALRVVEREVTPSIDNADAQIASVENEMRVLRSSMVLNALITRDRLDEDPEFAGEPPGLLRRAKAAILDRVGLSPPRLPDPRRAALQTLERKIAVRRAERSFVVEVHVATRDPDKSARIANELVTLYTEQANRTRSELARRSGASLDDRLAELRAAVRAAENRVATFRSEHDLVSADGSLTRDRRLRDLNTQLAAARARSTEALVRMEQANALRGRLDGLSEAVQSQAMIQLRYQITEARRRRANLANVLGPRHPELNSVGREIDALQDQLGQELQRIGDAARNDYRRAKQTEEELRRTVETMSTASLADDRALAELRAREAEAEAQRKLFAQYLVRSRELIEQTQVDVNNIRVIGAAIPPELPTNLSKAIVLVLGTLIGLALGILAAIALGVLRGEAASLPRYPVGSGEVVIA, from the coding sequence ATGACGACCTACACAGCCACGCGCGGAGCCATTCCGCTCTCTTCCTACGATCGGCCTACCGCGTCCGCCGGGCAGTCCCCTTCCATCGCGCCGGCGCAACTCCTGGCGATGCTCAAGCGCCGCCGTCGGCTCATCGCCCTCTCGATGGTCCTCGGCACGCTGGGCGGCGTGGTCGTCGTCGCGCGGACGGAACCGAACTACGTCGCCACCGCCCAGGTCATCATCGATCCGCGCGCCTTGCGCGTGGTCGAACGGGAGGTGACGCCGAGCATCGACAACGCCGACGCGCAGATCGCATCGGTCGAGAACGAGATGCGTGTCCTGCGGTCGAGCATGGTGCTCAACGCCCTGATCACCCGCGACCGGCTCGACGAGGATCCCGAATTCGCCGGCGAGCCGCCCGGCCTTCTGCGCCGGGCGAAGGCTGCGATCCTCGACCGCGTCGGCCTGTCGCCGCCCCGCTTGCCCGATCCGCGCCGCGCGGCGCTCCAGACCCTGGAGCGCAAGATCGCCGTCCGCCGGGCCGAGCGCAGCTTCGTCGTCGAGGTGCATGTCGCAACCCGTGATCCCGACAAGTCGGCCCGGATCGCGAACGAACTCGTGACGCTCTACACCGAGCAGGCGAACCGGACCCGGTCCGAGCTCGCGCGCCGCTCCGGCGCCTCCCTCGACGATCGCCTCGCCGAATTGCGCGCCGCCGTGCGCGCCGCGGAGAACCGGGTCGCGACCTTCAGGAGCGAGCACGACCTCGTCAGCGCCGATGGCTCCCTCACCAGAGACCGGCGCCTGCGCGACCTCAACACGCAGCTCGCCGCCGCCCGGGCCCGGTCCACCGAGGCCCTCGTCCGGATGGAGCAGGCGAACGCTCTGCGCGGCCGGCTCGACGGCCTGTCGGAGGCCGTCCAGTCCCAGGCCATGATCCAGTTGCGCTACCAGATCACCGAGGCCCGTCGCCGCCGGGCCAACCTCGCCAACGTGCTGGGACCGCGCCATCCCGAGCTGAACTCGGTCGGCCGCGAGATTGATGCCCTTCAGGATCAGCTCGGCCAGGAGCTGCAGCGGATCGGCGACGCGGCACGGAACGATTATCGCCGGGCCAAGCAGACCGAGGAGGAGCTGCGCAGGACGGTGGAGACGATGTCGACGGCCTCGCTCGCCGACGACCGCGCGCTCGCCGAGCTGCGGGCGCGGGAGGCGGAGGCAGAGGCCCAGCGCAAGCTGTTCGCCCAGTATCTCGTGCGCTCCCGCGAGCTCATCGAGCAGACGCAGGTCGATGTGAACAACATCCGCGTGATCGGCGCAGCGATCCCGCCCGAACTGCCGACGAACTTGAGCAAGGCCATCGTCCTCGTGCTCGGAACGCTGATCGGCCTAGCGCTCGGCATCCTGGCGGCGATCGCCCTCGGCGTCCTGCGCGGCGAGGCGGCGTCCCTGCCGCGGTACCCGGTCGGGTCGGGTGAAGTGGTGATCGCCTGA
- a CDS encoding protein of unknown function (Evidence 5 : Unknown function): MALPITFNNTTYAPGFLGTDDGGASGNFQVDTASTYSVTVSGTINAVGDPVTLTYGADAPAGFAGTSVQLTSTQFDNSGQILFVSRAIPPGETEAGNYRYLLSNTQVVGSNPPPGSTRTRFLADGNNTAGDYNVQAAPCFTTGTLIRTARGEVAVEDLIVGDLAVTASGMLRPITWIGNRALDAKGEALPHNEQPVRIRAGAFGPGLPARDLRLSHGHPVLVGADANGEGGVLVPVMCLINGTSVLREPATQVTYWHVELDAHDILLAEGLAAESYYDMGSRVWFAGEDGMLTDPDFVPAGEHGRCRPVAVDGALVDGERQRLDGVFAAELDGHSAWADAPVWHAA; the protein is encoded by the coding sequence ATGGCTTTGCCAATCACTTTCAATAATACGACGTATGCTCCCGGCTTTCTCGGAACCGACGACGGCGGCGCATCCGGAAACTTTCAGGTCGATACCGCCTCGACCTATTCCGTCACAGTATCAGGCACCATCAACGCTGTCGGCGATCCCGTCACGCTGACCTATGGAGCCGATGCTCCTGCCGGTTTTGCAGGCACGTCCGTTCAGTTGACCTCGACGCAGTTCGACAATTCGGGCCAGATCCTGTTCGTGAGCAGGGCCATCCCGCCCGGTGAGACGGAGGCCGGCAACTACCGCTACCTCCTCTCGAACACCCAGGTGGTCGGCTCGAACCCGCCTCCCGGCTCCACCCGGACCCGCTTCCTCGCCGACGGCAACAACACGGCCGGCGATTACAACGTCCAGGCCGCGCCCTGCTTCACCACGGGCACGCTCATCCGCACGGCCCGCGGCGAGGTGGCGGTCGAGGATCTGATCGTCGGCGATCTCGCTGTGACGGCCTCCGGCATGCTGCGTCCGATCACCTGGATCGGCAACCGCGCCCTCGATGCCAAGGGTGAGGCGCTGCCCCACAACGAGCAGCCCGTCCGGATCCGTGCGGGCGCCTTCGGCCCCGGCCTCCCGGCGCGCGATCTGCGCCTCTCGCACGGCCATCCGGTGCTCGTCGGCGCCGATGCCAACGGCGAGGGCGGCGTGCTGGTGCCCGTGATGTGCCTGATCAACGGCACCTCCGTCCTCCGCGAGCCGGCGACGCAGGTGACCTACTGGCATGTCGAGCTGGATGCGCACGACATCCTGCTCGCCGAAGGTCTGGCCGCCGAGAGCTACTACGACATGGGCAGCCGCGTTTGGTTCGCCGGCGAGGACGGCATGCTGACCGATCCGGACTTCGTGCCGGCCGGCGAGCACGGCCGCTGCCGCCCTGTGGCGGTGGACGGCGCCCTGGTGGACGGTGAGCGGCAGCGGCTCGACGGCGTCTTCGCCGCGGAGCTCGATGGGCACAGCGCCTGGGCCGACGCACCGGTGTGGCACGCCGCGTAA